The Flavobacterium sp. N2270 genome contains the following window.
CTCAGCATTTCATGAAATAATTTAGAGAAAAATACTTTTTCTTCAGCAGTATCTTCAGGTTTTAAGATTTCTAATTCATACAGCTTTTCTTCAAAAATTGCTGGATTGTTGATGTTTTCTTTTTTAGCCAATTCAAAATAAGGAACATAAAAATCTTCTGGAACTTCTTTCATACAACCAAAATCGAGCACAATTAATTTTCCTTCTTCCGAAACTAAAAAGTTTCCTGGATGCGGATCGGCATGTACTTTTTTAATTACGTGCATTTGATACATGTAAAAATCCCAAAGGGCTTGACCAATTATATTTGAAGTTTCCTGACTTGTATTTACAGCAGTAAATTCTGAAAGGTGTTTACCTGTCATCCAATCCATTGTAATGATGCGGTCAGAAGACCATTGTTCATAATATTCTGGAAACAATAAATTGGGCAAATGTTTACAAGCCAAAGCAACTTCTTTACTTTGTTTTACTTCATTGATATAATCGGTTTCTTCTACTAACTTATTTTCAACTTCCCGAAAATATTTGTCAGAATCTTTTCCTTTTATATTGAACATTTTAATAGCAATGGGTTTTACCAATGCTAAATCCGACGAAATGCTTTGTGCTACACCCGGATATTGAATTTTAACGGCTAATTTTTTACCTTCTAATTCCGCCTGATGTACTTGCCCAATACTTGCTGCGTTAATGGATTCTGGGTTAAATGTATCAAAGATTTCATTTGGCGCTTTTCCAAAATAACTTTTAAATGTTTTGATAACCAAAGGAGCCGATAAAGGCGGAACAGAAAACTGAGAAAGAGAAAATTTCTCTACATAAGCACGAGGCAAAATACTTTTTTCCATACTCAGCATTTGCGCTACTTTTAAAGCACTTCCTTTCATTTGTTTCAAGCCATCGTAAATATCTTCAGCATTAGATTGATTTAAGCTTTCTTTGGCTTCTTCTTCGGTTTTAACCAATTTATCACCATAATATTTTAAATAATTCACACCTACTTTTGCACCTGTTTGAATCAGTTTAGAAGCACGTTGAATTTTGGACGTAGGAATACTGTCTAGTGTTTTCATAATTAGTTATTCATTTTCTCTTTCCAAAGAAATTTACCAAAATCAATGATGTTTTTAAAAGGCGTAACGTCTAACATGTCAAAGCTTGCATGAACTGATTTTTCAATAAAAATATCTGTTTTTTCAAATGAAGGCGATTTGTCTTCCATCCAAAACTTTAAAGTCATCATCATTTGAATCCATGCCATTTCAGAAATACTTTTGTGTTGGATTTTTTGTATCTTTTCTTGTGGTATATTAATTGTTTCAATTCCTAAACCATCAATATAGCTCTTAAAGTGTTTTCTAAGACCTGTTAGTTTTTTAAGATTTTCAAGCTTATTTCTATCTTCGGTTAAAAGATGAAGTACTAAACTTCTGTTGGCAGTTAATTGCTCAAAAAAAGTAAAGTAAAAACTCAATACTTTTGTTTTAGCATCGTAACTGTTGTATTCATCGCTTTTTGAAAGTAAATTTAAAGTACTTTCAAATAAATTTTCAAAAATACTTTCCTCAAGGTGTTCAAAACTAGAGAAGAATTGATAAAATTGAGGTTCTTCTATTTTTAATAACTGACAAAAATGGTAAATTGAATTTGGTTTTTTACCTTCTTCTACAATCATTTTAGTGTATGCACTTATGATTTTTTCTTTACTTATTTTTATTTCTTTAGCCATAGCAATTTATTTTACTTCAAAGATAAAGAATTATTTGTTTAAAAAATAGTATTAAAAGTTAAACAAAATATAAAATTGACCAGAGAGTTATTGAAAATTAGTGTTTATTATCTAAATCAATAGGAGGAATATCTATTATATGGCATTTTTTACAAAAATCGGGAGTTTCATTTTTGTGCCATTGTGTTCTAAAAGCTCGATATTCTGGAGTGTTTAAAGTTTTCATTAGTCCGTCTTTAAAAACATTTCCAAAGTTTAATATTTTAGGAAAGGGTTTTGCACAGCATGGCGACATCCATCCGTTCCAACTCACGTAAAAATGACTCCAAGGCAATGAACATTTTTGAAAGTTATTGGCAGTTTTAAAATCAAATGTACTTAGTTCAACACCATTTTCTTGAGCCACTTTATAGGCTTCTTTAAGTGCTTCTTTAAATTGTGGAGTGTCGTACATTTTATAAATATCTGTACTTACTGCAGGTGTTGAGGTAACATTCATAGTTTGAAAATCTACATATTTTATACCTATTTCTCCAGCCACTTTTACAATCTCTGCCATTTGATGATAGTTTTCTTTAATTACTACCATATTAAACATTAGTTCGGTATTGCCGTTTTGTTTTTTAGCAATTTTAGCAATTTCAGCAGTGTTTTTAATAAAAAAAGAATAATCACCTTCTAATCGTACATTTTCATATACATCTCTTAATCCGTCTATTGAAATTTGAATAGTGTCTATTTTTCCAATTATCTGTTCAGCAATTTCGATACTTTTAGGTAAATGAGCATTTATAGAAATTGAAATGATTATGCCTTTGTTTTTAGACTTAATATAATTTACCGCTTCAACAAGTGGTTTGTACAACATGGTTTCACCAAGTCCTGTAAGTCCTATCGAATCTACATAAGGATAAGCCTGATCAACAACTTTTTTTAATTCTTCAATAGGAATAAAGCCTTTGTCCATTTCATCGCCAAAAACATATTCTCTAGGACAAGTAATGCATTTTAAATTACAATGGTTAGTTACTTCTATCATAATACTTGATGGATGAGCAACCTTAGTACTTTTTATCAGTTTTAAATAATAAGTATATAATTTATTAAAAGAATACCTGAAAAAATCTAAACCTCTTGGTAAATGTTTGATTCTAAAAAATGCTTTTTCTAATTTTCTTTTTCTTCGTGAAGAAGTAGTATTTTTAAAATCACTCATATTTTAAGTAAAGATGTTTTTATAGAAATGTAAATTTATTATAAAAATAGGCAAGAACAAAGAAAGTAATTGGTTAAAAAATTATTTAAATATTGTCCCTTCATTTATTTTTAATAATTCAACAAAATATAGTGCACCGTTTTTTGTAAAATGCTTGCAGTCATGACTAATATATTTATGATTTGGAGTAAAAACAGGAACCGTTTTTTTGTTGTCAATTACTAATGCAATTAAATCAATATATCTTTCATTCCATTCTTTTTTTAAGGCTAAATGATCTTCAAAATAACTTTTTGCCATAATTGTTCTTTGTTTGTAATAAGCAGTATCTTTTTTGGCATTATAAAAGATTCCGTTTGTAACCCCAAAGTTTTTAAGCCCTACATTCCATACCTTATTAGAGTCAATTGAAAGTTGTTTTCTCAGCAATTTATAATTTTGCATTTTAATTGCTGAGAAAAAGATATAATCAGCTGAGTCAAATTTAGATTGATGTTCAATTAAGTTATCAGAATTTTCAATATACGAAAGTTCTATTTTTGAAGCATAATTTGATTCTAATAGTACATTAGCCCAATCTCTTGCAAAGCTATTTCCTATAACTAAAACCTTAATTTTTGTCTTAGATGTAAACTCTTTATCATAATCGTAAATCCGAGCATTATAACTGATATGTGGATTTTTTTTGGTGTTGAATACATTATAATTAAGAGGTGTTTTATTTTTAGTAATATCTAATTCGGGAATATCTTTTATGATTCCAGAAGTTGCATAAAAATAAAACGAAGTTCCGGTTAAAAGTAAAAACGAAATTCCAGTAATGAGTAAAGTCTGGGTATTACTTACTTTTTCTTTATTTCTAAAAGGTTGTTCAATAAAGTTATAACTAAGAATTGATAAAACTACTGTAATTCCAAAGATAAAGAAGTAATCTATAGGTTTAAAATCATATTTAATGATGTATCTAGTAAACGCCAAAACAATTTGATGCCACATATACAAGCTAAAACTTATTTTCCCTAAGCCAATCATTATTTTATTTTCTAAAACGCTATGTAGTAGTTTATTTTTTGCTTCAGATTCTAACAAAACAATCAATGTAGAACTAATTAAAACGAGTACAATTATATTTTTAGGGATTGAAATGTCAACGCACAAAAGAAAGATAATTAGTACCAAACAAATAGCTTTTAAATGACTGCTTACTTTTTTATTTAAACATACAATAGCACCAATTCCGCCAATTGAAAGTTCAAAGAATCGGTATGGCATTAAGTAAAATTGATAATATTCATTTTCAGTTAAAAGAAAACCAAAAGCAGAGAAAAACGTTAAAATAATTAGTATTGGTAAAATATTCTTTTTCTTAAGAAAGAGAAACAGGAATGGATATACAATATAAAACTGTTCTTCAATTCCTAGACTCCAAGTGTGCATTAGAGGCTTAAAGTCATTTACAGTAAACCAATAATTTCCGGTGGTAATTAATTGTAATATATTATTAGCAAAGAAATTTGTGGCAACGATTGATGCACCTAAGTTTTCTAAATCATCTGGTAACATTGTAAAATAACCTATAACTAAGGCTGTTGCAGAGGTGAAAAATACTAAAGGAAATATTCTTCTAATTCGCTTTAAATAAAAGGTTTTTATAGAAAAATTACGAACTAAAACACTTTTATAAATAATTGAAGTAATTAAAAAACCGCTTATTACAAAAAAGATATCAACACCTAAATAACCGTTTGTAAAATATCCAAAATGAAAAAAAATAACAGCCAATACTGCAATTGCTCTTAAACCATCTATGTCTTTTCGGTACTTTAAGGAATGATGTTTGTTCATTTATATAAGCTAAAAAACAAATATAGTATTTCTCCACTGAAGTTGTTTTAAAATACTATTTTCTCTCGTTTATTTAACGAACTCTTTCTTGCTTGTTTTGTTTAATAAAAAAAGTGGAATTAATTAAAGATAATGTTTCTATAGACTCTAATGAATCACTTCCATCATCGTTTTTTGAATCTTGGAAAGAGATGAAATGTGAACTTCCATCATTTGATTTAACTTTATACATGTCATAAGTTAATTTTTGACCTAATAATTCAACGTTAATTCTTTTGCCTTCAAGGCTTGTATTGCCAATTTTAGAAGTTTTTTTGTTAACGGTGCAGTTCTTTTTACCAAATTTTATAACAATCTCTTTTATTAGCATGTCTAATTCAACTTCTGAACTTAATTTAAAATAGGAAACAACAAAATTATTTCCGTCTAACGTCCAATTTTGATATCCAAAATCTGTTTCGCTTGAAAATGCAAAATGTTTAGGATAATCAAATTTTAAAATTCCATAATCAAACGTTACAGAATTAGAAATTCGAGCAATTATTTTATTGTTATTAACAGTTAAAGTATCACCATCATTTACATGATATTTTTCACCATTAATTTCAATATCAATTTTGAAAGCGGGAGAACTGGTTTCTTTTGAGTTTTGCCCATAAATGGAACATGAAATTAATGCAAAAGTGAATGTTATAATTGTTTTTATCATGATATTTTAAATGTGTAAATTATTTTGTTTTAAGACAATAATTGCTCAAAAAAGCCTCCAATTTCTAGCTCTTTGTTTATAAAGTGAATTTCGTAAATCCAAAATCGTTCTTCTCCATTAATATCTTTTGCCGACATTAATACATCGTTATTGACATCGTTATTGGGATGAATATAATTGATTTCATCTTCGCCAAGAAGTTTTTCATGCGGGAAATTACCCACTAAATGTCCGCAATGATGGTTTCCATATTCCCAACCATATTTTTTAGCCAATTCTTTAGTGTAATTAAAAAAATCAGCGCCAGTTAGCTTGTCTTTATTTAAATCGAAATACACTTTTCCTTCTTTCCAAGCAAGTTCTACATCTTGTTTTAACTTTAGTTTTGGCGCATTATTTCCAAGTACATAAGTTTTACCAACATCTGCTTCCCAATCTTCAAATACAGGTCCGAAATCAAAAAATAGAATGTCATCTTCTTGAATAGCTAAGTTAGGCGGATTCTCTTTATAAGGCAATAAAGTATTCTTACCCGAACGAACAATGCGCTTGTGCCAAAACTTACGAATGCCAAACAATTCAAATGCCAATTCAAATACCTCATTATTCAATTCACGTTCCGTTTTTCCAGCAATTACCAGATTTCTATTTTCAATTTCTTGAAATAAGATTTCTGCTTTTTTCTCGGCTTCGATTAAGTGGGTAAGGGCTGGTTTCATATTTTGGTTATATGGTTTTGATTATACGAATTAGCTACAAAACCAAAATAATTTAATTAAAATTTAATTATTTTATCATCTATAATACTATTATCGTAAAAGATAATTTTTATTAGATATGTTCCATTCTGTAGGTCAGAAATATCAATTTCATTTAAGTCTTTAAAGCTTTTAATTTTTTGACCGACCAAGTTAAATAATTCTACTTTTGAAATTTCTTTTTCAGTATTAATGTTAATAAAGTTTTTAGTAGGATTAGGATATATCCATACTTTTTTATTGTCAAAAGAATCATTACTGAGAAGCTGATGGACTGTAACTGGTAGTCGATGGTTACTTTCTATACCATTAATTGTTTGTGATGCATAATATGTAGTTCCGTCTACTAATGGCGTATTATTTGGTAATAGGATATTTGTAGAATTGTTTGAAAGTGAATTTTTATACCAGTTATGTGTTATTTCTGAACAAATATTTTGATTGCTATACCACTGGATATTTTGACCATAAACGATTAAATCATTCAATGTCTGTCCTAAAGAAAAAGATTGAATGGTATCTCCAGTTGGTGCTGGAGTTAGTGAAAGATTTGGATTTTTAATTCTAGAAATAAATGACTTGTTTGAATTTAAAATATTTTCAAAATCTCCACTAACAATTATACTTTCGCAATTTTGTATAGCAAATGAATTGTAAAAATTTAAAGTACTATTATCTGTTCCACTTTTAACAGGTATATCAATATTATACAAATAATTTCCATCATAATCATATACTTTTAGTATTTTGTTTAAATTATTAAGATTGTCATTATCTAATACAATAATGTGATTATTACTGCTAAAAAAATTGAAATATTTTGGATAATTAATTGAAATTTGATTAAAACTATAATCAAATGTACCATCATTATTTAATCTAGATATAGAAGAGTTTAGTCCACCACCTTCATTGGAAAAATAAATTTTATCATTTAATTTTTTAGTTCTAATTTTTCCATTATTCCCATTTGTTGTTGTATAAAATTCATTTAAATTATTACCAGTATTAGAATCTACTGTAGTGATAATATCGTCATAACTTGAATTGTATGCTGTTAAAATAATATTTTCATTGTTTAAATATTCAATATGCTTGATTTGAATGAAACCTGGTTGGGTCATAAAGTTATTGTCAACTAATCCATTAGCATCAAATTTTTTTAAAATATTGTATCCATTATTTGTAAAAAAAGAATTTGAATTAGCACCTACTAAGATTAATTCATTATCGTTTGTCACTATCATTTGTAGAGGATGCTTATAAATACTGTTGAAAGTATTATCAATTGAACCATTATTATCTAGTTTAATGATATATGTTGAACCATAAGGATTTATTAATGATAAATAAATGCTGCCATCATAATTGTAACGATTGAATTCTAAAGGATTTTCAGTGTTTGAAGAAAAAATTAAGTTTGTTAATGTACTATCAAGGTTAAAGGTATTATCAATAGTTCCATTTTCATTTAATCTAAAAAGTTTTTTTACTGGTATATCATTATAAGTTGTAAATCCTCCATACATTAACAACTTATTATCTGGTAATTTAAATATTTTAAGTTTATCATTATTCATCATATTTGGTCCAAAATGAGGATTAAAAGTTAAATCAATGCTACCATTCATATTTAATCTAAAAAAACCATTTCTTGTAATACCATCAGAATTTATATAATTTCCGTTAACAATAATCTTATTATTTAATAATATAAAATAATATGTATTATTTGGACTTGTATTAAGGTCAATAAAGGACGAGGTGTATTGTGTAAATCCAATATTATTCGCTAATCTCAATCTATTACCGCTCTGATAATAAAACCAACCATAATTATCAATTATAAATTTTTTCGAACCAGAAGCAGTTGAAGTAAAGCTCAGGTCGATTGAACCATTACTATTTAATCTAACTAAACCTTGACTGTAATTTGACCCATTTCTTCTTATATTTACTCCAGAAGTAACAATTTTTCCATCATTCTGAATTTTAACATCATAGAACTGACCAGAGGAATGATTATACCCATTTTGAGTTCCACCAAAAGAACTAATTGAATAATAAACGCCAAAACTAGTATCTAAAGATCCATTATAATTTAATCGAGCTATTCCTCTAATAGAGTTATTATAATTATTACCATTATATGTATCAAACTCACCTACTGCAATTATTTTATTGTCAGACTGTATATCAATTGCCCTAATAATATTATTAAAACCTGTTCCAATATTAAAATTTGTATCTACTATTCCAAGATTAGATATTTTACAAATATTAGAATAGTTTAAAGAGTTTACGTTATTAAAATTACCGGCAACTATTAAATTACCATCATTCATTATTTTTAGTGCATAAACATCTTTTAAACCTGAACTTGAAGTTATTAAGCAAATATTAAAATTTGTATCAATGGTACCATCTGGATTGTAATGTTCTAAAATTGTATTATTGAGATTTTTTCTAGCAATGTAAAAGTCTCCATCTATTTTATTTGTAAAAACATTAATTTCAATAGCTTCTGGATAATAAAATGAAGTTTGTGTAAATGAATTGTCAATACTTCCATTAGGATTTATTCGAACTATTTTTTTTTCATTATTGAAGGTTTTTTTTACAGAAATTATTTTTCCATCATTAAGAAAATCACCTGTAAACCCAATGTTTTGAACAAATTCACCTGTGTCTGAAGGGTTAAAACTATTATCAACATCAAAAATTTGGGCATTAACTAAATAAAAGTTACTTAGAAATAATAAAAGTATTAATTTTTTCATATAAAATTTTTAAAAACCTATCAAATATAATATTTAAACTCAAATCCCCAAATAATTACTTGGAGTAATTTGTTTCAATTCGTTTTTAATGTCGTCAGAAACATTTAACGTTTCAATAAACGCCTGAATAGATTCTTTATTGATAACCGTATTAGTTCTTGTCAATTCCTTTAAAGCTTCATACGGATTTGGATACCCTTCACGTCTTAAAATCGTTTGAATAGCTTCGGCAACAACTGCCCAGTTTTTTTCTAAATCTTCGGCAAATTTAGCTTCGTTTAATAATAATTTATTCAATCCTTTCAATGTAGCTTCAAAAGCAATAATGGTATGTCCAAAAGGAACTCCAACATTACGTAAAACCGTACTGTCTGTTAAATCACGTTGTAAACGAGAAATAGGTAATTTAGCAGAAAGGTGTTCAAAAATAGCATTGGCAATTCCTAAATTTCCTTCACTATTTTCAAAATCAATCGGGTTTACTTTATGTGGCATAGCACTCGAACCAATTTCTCCTGCTTTAATTTTTTGTTTGAAATATTCCATTGAAACGTACGTCCAAATATCTCTATCTAAATCAATTAAAATAGTATTGATGCGTTTTAAAGCATCGAAAAAGGCTGCAAAATGATCGTAATGCTCAATTTGTGTAGTTGGGAAAGAATGGTGTAAACCTAGAATATCTTCTACAAATTGAGAACCAAACGCTTTCCAATCGTTATTTGGATACGCAACTTTGTGTGCGTTATAATTCCCAGTTGCACCACCAAATTTAGCTGCAAAAGGCACATTGAACAACAAACGCATTTGCTCTTCTAAACGCTCTACAAAAACTAAAATTTCTTTTCCTAAACGAGTAGGAGAGGCCGGTTGTCCGTGAGTTCGTGCTAATAATGGCACATCTTTCCATTCTACGCTTAATTCTTTTAATTTTTGGATAACAGAAATTAAAGAAGGCAAGTAAACATTTTCAAATGCTTCTTTTGTAGAAAGCGGAATGGCTGTATTGTTTATATCTTGAGAAGTCAATCCGAAATGGATGAATTCTTTATATTTTTCTAATCCTAATGCGTCAAATTTACTTTTAATGAAGTATTCAACCGCTTTAACATCGTGATTTGTCGTTTTCTCTGTTTCTTTAATCCAAAGAGCATCTTCACTAGAGAAGTTCTCGTACATTGCTCTTAATGCTGGAAAAACTGCTTTGTCTACACCAGAAAGTTGTGGTAATGGAACTTCGCAAAGTGCAATAAAGTATTCTACTTCAATTAAAACTCTATATTTTATAAGGGCTTCTTCTGAAAAATAAGGAGCTAAATTTTGAGTTTTGTTTCTGTATCGACCGTCAATAGGCGAAATGGCATTTAATTCTGATAAGTGTTGCATGTTGTTGTGTTGTTGTTTTTTAACGAAGTGCAAATTTAGTGATTAGTGATTAGTAATTAGTAATTAGTGATTAGTTTTTTTTAGCATTTACTTTTTTGAAGTTGAAACTTGATATTGTAATTGCTTTTTTAAAAGAAATACAGTTAAATAAATTACCAAATCAACGTACCAACAAATCTTTCAATATTTTCATTCCTTCGGTGGCCGAAAGTGGAATTACTTCAAGAGGATTCGGCAAGTCATAAATCGTAGCAGGTTTTGGATCAATATAATATACCGGAATATTTTGGTTTACATAATTGATTAATCCAGCAGCAGGATAAACTTGTAAAGAAGTTCCAATTACTATTAAAATATCGGCTTGTTCTACAATTTCTAATGCCTTGTCCATTTCGGGAACTTCTTCGCCAAACCATACAATATGAGGACGAAGTTGGTTTCCAAATTTATCTACATCGCCAAGAAATAAATCGGTTTTCCAATCTAAAATAATTTG
Protein-coding sequences here:
- a CDS encoding radical SAM protein; the encoded protein is MSDFKNTTSSRRKRKLEKAFFRIKHLPRGLDFFRYSFNKLYTYYLKLIKSTKVAHPSSIMIEVTNHCNLKCITCPREYVFGDEMDKGFIPIEELKKVVDQAYPYVDSIGLTGLGETMLYKPLVEAVNYIKSKNKGIIISISINAHLPKSIEIAEQIIGKIDTIQISIDGLRDVYENVRLEGDYSFFIKNTAEIAKIAKKQNGNTELMFNMVVIKENYHQMAEIVKVAGEIGIKYVDFQTMNVTSTPAVSTDIYKMYDTPQFKEALKEAYKVAQENGVELSTFDFKTANNFQKCSLPWSHFYVSWNGWMSPCCAKPFPKILNFGNVFKDGLMKTLNTPEYRAFRTQWHKNETPDFCKKCHIIDIPPIDLDNKH
- a CDS encoding TetR family transcriptional regulator C-terminal domain-containing protein, encoding MAKEIKISKEKIISAYTKMIVEEGKKPNSIYHFCQLLKIEEPQFYQFFSSFEHLEESIFENLFESTLNLLSKSDEYNSYDAKTKVLSFYFTFFEQLTANRSLVLHLLTEDRNKLENLKKLTGLRKHFKSYIDGLGIETINIPQEKIQKIQHKSISEMAWIQMMMTLKFWMEDKSPSFEKTDIFIEKSVHASFDMLDVTPFKNIIDFGKFLWKEKMNN
- a CDS encoding acyltransferase family protein, which codes for MNKHHSLKYRKDIDGLRAIAVLAVIFFHFGYFTNGYLGVDIFFVISGFLITSIIYKSVLVRNFSIKTFYLKRIRRIFPLVFFTSATALVIGYFTMLPDDLENLGASIVATNFFANNILQLITTGNYWFTVNDFKPLMHTWSLGIEEQFYIVYPFLFLFLKKKNILPILIILTFFSAFGFLLTENEYYQFYLMPYRFFELSIGGIGAIVCLNKKVSSHLKAICLVLIIFLLCVDISIPKNIIVLVLISSTLIVLLESEAKNKLLHSVLENKIMIGLGKISFSLYMWHQIVLAFTRYIIKYDFKPIDYFFIFGITVVLSILSYNFIEQPFRNKEKVSNTQTLLITGISFLLLTGTSFYFYATSGIIKDIPELDITKNKTPLNYNVFNTKKNPHISYNARIYDYDKEFTSKTKIKVLVIGNSFARDWANVLLESNYASKIELSYIENSDNLIEHQSKFDSADYIFFSAIKMQNYKLLRKQLSIDSNKVWNVGLKNFGVTNGIFYNAKKDTAYYKQRTIMAKSYFEDHLALKKEWNERYIDLIALVIDNKKTVPVFTPNHKYISHDCKHFTKNGALYFVELLKINEGTIFK
- a CDS encoding M24 family metallopeptidase; protein product: MKPALTHLIEAEKKAEILFQEIENRNLVIAGKTERELNNEVFELAFELFGIRKFWHKRIVRSGKNTLLPYKENPPNLAIQEDDILFFDFGPVFEDWEADVGKTYVLGNNAPKLKLKQDVELAWKEGKVYFDLNKDKLTGADFFNYTKELAKKYGWEYGNHHCGHLVGNFPHEKLLGEDEINYIHPNNDVNNDVLMSAKDINGEERFWIYEIHFINKELEIGGFFEQLLS
- a CDS encoding ABC1 kinase family protein; the encoded protein is MKTLDSIPTSKIQRASKLIQTGAKVGVNYLKYYGDKLVKTEEEAKESLNQSNAEDIYDGLKQMKGSALKVAQMLSMEKSILPRAYVEKFSLSQFSVPPLSAPLVIKTFKSYFGKAPNEIFDTFNPESINAASIGQVHQAELEGKKLAVKIQYPGVAQSISSDLALVKPIAIKMFNIKGKDSDKYFREVENKLVEETDYINEVKQSKEVALACKHLPNLLFPEYYEQWSSDRIITMDWMTGKHLSEFTAVNTSQETSNIIGQALWDFYMYQMHVIKKVHADPHPGNFLVSEEGKLIVLDFGCMKEVPEDFYVPYFELAKKENINNPAIFEEKLYELEILKPEDTAEEKVFFSKLFHEMLSLFTQPFHEDSFDFSDDVFFGKIADLGEKYSKSTEIRNMNGNRGSKHFIYINRTFFGLYNLMHDIKANKVIINNYKQF
- a CDS encoding T9SS type A sorting domain-containing protein; its protein translation is MKKLILLLFLSNFYLVNAQIFDVDNSFNPSDTGEFVQNIGFTGDFLNDGKIISVKKTFNNEKKIVRINPNGSIDNSFTQTSFYYPEAIEINVFTNKIDGDFYIARKNLNNTILEHYNPDGTIDTNFNICLITSSSGLKDVYALKIMNDGNLIVAGNFNNVNSLNYSNICKISNLGIVDTNFNIGTGFNNIIRAIDIQSDNKIIAVGEFDTYNGNNYNNSIRGIARLNYNGSLDTSFGVYYSISSFGGTQNGYNHSSGQFYDVKIQNDGKIVTSGVNIRRNGSNYSQGLVRLNSNGSIDLSFTSTASGSKKFIIDNYGWFYYQSGNRLRLANNIGFTQYTSSFIDLNTSPNNTYYFILLNNKIIVNGNYINSDGITRNGFFRLNMNGSIDLTFNPHFGPNMMNNDKLKIFKLPDNKLLMYGGFTTYNDIPVKKLFRLNENGTIDNTFNLDSTLTNLIFSSNTENPLEFNRYNYDGSIYLSLINPYGSTYIIKLDNNGSIDNTFNSIYKHPLQMIVTNDNELILVGANSNSFFTNNGYNILKKFDANGLVDNNFMTQPGFIQIKHIEYLNNENIILTAYNSSYDDIITTVDSNTGNNLNEFYTTTNGNNGKIRTKKLNDKIYFSNEGGGLNSSISRLNNDGTFDYSFNQISINYPKYFNFFSSNNHIIVLDNDNLNNLNKILKVYDYDGNYLYNIDIPVKSGTDNSTLNFYNSFAIQNCESIIVSGDFENILNSNKSFISRIKNPNLSLTPAPTGDTIQSFSLGQTLNDLIVYGQNIQWYSNQNICSEITHNWYKNSLSNNSTNILLPNNTPLVDGTTYYASQTINGIESNHRLPVTVHQLLSNDSFDNKKVWIYPNPTKNFININTEKEISKVELFNLVGQKIKSFKDLNEIDISDLQNGTYLIKIIFYDNSIIDDKIIKF
- the purB gene encoding adenylosuccinate lyase; protein product: MQHLSELNAISPIDGRYRNKTQNLAPYFSEEALIKYRVLIEVEYFIALCEVPLPQLSGVDKAVFPALRAMYENFSSEDALWIKETEKTTNHDVKAVEYFIKSKFDALGLEKYKEFIHFGLTSQDINNTAIPLSTKEAFENVYLPSLISVIQKLKELSVEWKDVPLLARTHGQPASPTRLGKEILVFVERLEEQMRLLFNVPFAAKFGGATGNYNAHKVAYPNNDWKAFGSQFVEDILGLHHSFPTTQIEHYDHFAAFFDALKRINTILIDLDRDIWTYVSMEYFKQKIKAGEIGSSAMPHKVNPIDFENSEGNLGIANAIFEHLSAKLPISRLQRDLTDSTVLRNVGVPFGHTIIAFEATLKGLNKLLLNEAKFAEDLEKNWAVVAEAIQTILRREGYPNPYEALKELTRTNTVINKESIQAFIETLNVSDDIKNELKQITPSNYLGI